The Cryomorphaceae bacterium 1068 genome window below encodes:
- the rpe gene encoding ribulose-phosphate 3-epimerase, which yields MGHLIAPSVLSANFANLITDIEMLNESEADWFHIDVMDGVFVPNISFGFPVMEAINKHTLKPMDVHLMIVNPDKYISQFKKAGANILTVHLEACTHLHRTIQAIKAEEMSAGVSLNPHTAVNDLEDIITDIDLVLIMSVNPGYGGQKFIENTYRKIERTRNLIEKSGSKAKIEVDGGVNLDNAPKLIEAGADVLVAGSFVFGSDNPTQTISDLKNV from the coding sequence ATGGGACATTTGATAGCTCCTTCAGTTCTTTCGGCAAATTTCGCCAACCTCATAACAGATATTGAAATGCTCAATGAGAGCGAGGCTGACTGGTTTCACATTGATGTGATGGACGGAGTCTTCGTTCCAAATATTTCCTTCGGTTTCCCTGTAATGGAGGCGATCAATAAGCACACGCTCAAACCAATGGACGTGCATTTGATGATCGTCAATCCCGACAAGTACATCAGCCAATTCAAGAAAGCCGGAGCCAATATCTTAACTGTTCACTTGGAAGCTTGTACACACCTGCACAGAACCATTCAAGCCATCAAAGCAGAGGAAATGAGCGCAGGAGTATCACTCAATCCACACACTGCGGTCAACGATCTCGAAGATATCATTACCGACATTGATTTGGTTTTGATCATGTCTGTAAATCCCGGATATGGTGGGCAGAAATTTATAGAGAATACCTACCGCAAAATTGAACGCACCCGAAACTTGATTGAAAAATCAGGATCGAAAGCTAAAATCGAAGTTGATGGAGGCGTGAATCTTGACAACGCGCCAAAGCTGATCGAAGCAGGTGCAGATGTATTGGTAGCCGGGAGTTTCGTTTTCGGATCAGATAACCCAACACAGACCATCTCCGATCTAAAAAACGTTTAA
- a CDS encoding sigma-70 family RNA polymerase sigma factor: MRQLKITKQVTNRETASLDKYLQEIGRVELISAEEEVELARRIKKGDHEALERLTKANLRFVVSVSKQYQNQGLTLPDLINEGNLGLIKAAQRFDETRGFKFISYAVWWIRQSILQALAEQARIVRLPLNKIGSVNKINKAFAKLEQEFERPPTSEEIAECLEMTLEEVQQSLKNANKAVSMDAPLGFDDDASGNMYEVYNDADNPKPDDHLISQSLGMEIERSLHTLTAREADVIRLYFGLTGENPLTLEEIGHRFDLTRERVRQIKEKGLRRLKHNSRSQMLRSYLG, encoded by the coding sequence ATGAGACAGCTTAAAATCACGAAACAAGTCACCAATCGCGAAACCGCTTCTCTCGATAAATACCTTCAAGAAATTGGCCGTGTAGAACTGATCTCTGCTGAAGAGGAAGTAGAACTAGCACGACGAATAAAGAAGGGCGATCACGAAGCACTCGAACGGCTAACAAAGGCCAATTTGCGATTTGTTGTATCCGTTTCGAAGCAATATCAAAACCAAGGCTTAACCCTTCCTGATTTGATCAATGAAGGCAACCTCGGTTTGATCAAAGCTGCTCAGCGCTTCGACGAAACTCGCGGATTCAAATTCATTTCATACGCAGTATGGTGGATTCGTCAATCAATCTTGCAAGCATTGGCCGAGCAGGCCAGAATTGTTCGATTGCCATTGAACAAAATAGGTTCTGTCAACAAGATCAATAAGGCTTTTGCCAAGTTGGAACAAGAATTTGAAAGGCCCCCAACGAGTGAGGAAATTGCGGAATGTCTGGAAATGACTCTGGAAGAAGTTCAGCAGTCTTTGAAAAATGCCAATAAGGCGGTCAGTATGGATGCGCCTTTGGGATTTGATGATGATGCGTCGGGAAATATGTACGAAGTATATAACGACGCTGACAATCCAAAACCAGACGATCATTTGATCTCGCAATCATTGGGAATGGAAATCGAAAGATCTCTTCACACCCTTACAGCAAGAGAAGCGGATGTAATTCGACTCTACTTCGGGTTGACAGGAGAGAATCCACTAACTCTGGAAGAAATAGGCCATCGGTTTGATCTCACTCGGGAAAGGGTAAGACAGATCAAAGAAAAAGGTTTGAGAAGACTCAAACACAATTCGCGTAGTCAAATGCTACGTTCATACTTAGGATAG
- a CDS encoding polyribonucleotide nucleotidyltransferase gives MNYDLKSKTIDLGDGKAITLETGKLAKQADGSVMLRVGDTMLLATVVSNKEAKQGIDFLPLTIDYREKYASTGRFPGGFFKREARPSNNEILTMRLVDRALRPLFNDDYHSETQIMLALMSSDQKHMPDALACLAASAALAVSDIPFNGPVSEVRVGRKDGKFIINPTFEELEGSDMDMIIAGTESSIVMVEGEMDEVSEDEMVSAIEAAHAAIKVHCQALKEFGAMVAKSEPKREYSHETNDEELAKQVMDACYQGCYDIAKKQLGKEDRSAAFSEVKEEFTSKFSEEELEEKSELIKKYFKKAQKKAIRDLVLNEGIRLDGRATTDIRPIWSEVDCLPGTHGSSLFTRGETQSLTTLTLGSKMDEQMIDGALIKGTENFLLHYNFPPFSTGEAYPIRGTSRREIGHGNLALRALKGMLPKPPENPYTIRLVSDILESNGSSSMATVCAGTMALMDGGVQIKAPVSGIAMGLITDPDSDKYAVLSDILGDEDHLGDMDFKVTGTSKGLTACQMDIKVEGLSFEILKNALYQARDGRAHILGEMLKTIDTPNADYKPHAPRIISFIIPKDMIGAVIGPGGKIIQDIQKQTNTEIVLEEIPEGGKVDIVSSNKEDIDAAEKRVRDIAFPPTVEVGEEYEGKVKTIMPYGAFVEVVPGVDGLLHISELEWGRVERVEDVLKEGEMVKFKVTGKDPKTGKLKLSRKVLLEKPERND, from the coding sequence ATGAATTACGACTTAAAAAGTAAAACGATTGACCTTGGTGATGGAAAGGCCATTACTCTGGAAACAGGTAAACTAGCAAAACAAGCCGATGGCTCTGTGATGCTACGAGTAGGAGATACTATGCTCCTTGCCACTGTTGTTTCCAACAAAGAAGCAAAGCAAGGAATTGACTTCCTTCCCCTTACAATTGATTACCGCGAGAAGTACGCCTCGACGGGAAGATTCCCTGGTGGATTCTTCAAAAGAGAGGCTCGTCCGAGCAACAATGAAATTTTAACCATGCGTCTTGTAGACCGTGCGTTGCGCCCGTTGTTTAATGACGACTACCACTCAGAAACTCAGATTATGTTGGCTTTGATGTCATCTGATCAAAAACATATGCCTGATGCACTGGCTTGTTTAGCGGCATCAGCTGCACTAGCAGTTTCTGATATTCCATTCAACGGCCCCGTTTCTGAGGTGCGCGTAGGAAGAAAAGATGGAAAATTCATTATCAACCCTACTTTCGAAGAGCTTGAAGGAAGTGATATGGATATGATCATTGCAGGTACTGAATCAAGTATCGTAATGGTAGAGGGTGAGATGGACGAAGTGTCTGAAGACGAAATGGTGAGCGCTATCGAAGCTGCTCATGCCGCTATCAAAGTTCACTGTCAAGCCCTTAAGGAATTTGGCGCGATGGTAGCCAAGTCTGAGCCAAAACGTGAGTACAGCCATGAAACAAATGACGAAGAATTGGCTAAGCAGGTAATGGATGCTTGCTACCAAGGATGCTACGATATAGCTAAAAAGCAACTCGGTAAAGAAGACCGAAGCGCTGCCTTCTCTGAAGTAAAAGAAGAATTCACTTCAAAGTTCTCTGAAGAAGAACTTGAGGAAAAAAGTGAATTGATTAAGAAATACTTCAAAAAAGCCCAAAAGAAAGCCATCCGAGACTTAGTCCTCAACGAAGGAATTCGATTGGATGGAAGGGCTACTACTGACATTCGTCCTATTTGGTCGGAAGTTGACTGCCTACCTGGAACACACGGTTCTTCTCTTTTTACCAGAGGTGAGACTCAGTCTTTGACTACGCTTACACTTGGTTCGAAAATGGATGAGCAAATGATTGACGGAGCCTTGATTAAAGGGACTGAAAATTTCTTGCTTCACTACAATTTCCCACCATTCTCTACGGGAGAGGCTTACCCAATTCGCGGTACTTCAAGAAGGGAGATCGGACACGGAAACTTGGCCTTGCGCGCACTTAAAGGTATGCTTCCAAAGCCACCTGAAAATCCATACACTATCCGTTTGGTAAGTGATATCCTCGAATCAAATGGTTCATCTTCTATGGCAACTGTTTGTGCAGGAACCATGGCATTGATGGATGGTGGAGTTCAAATCAAAGCACCCGTATCGGGTATCGCCATGGGATTGATCACGGATCCTGACAGCGACAAGTACGCAGTGCTTTCTGATATTCTCGGAGACGAAGATCACTTGGGAGACATGGACTTTAAGGTAACAGGTACTTCTAAAGGATTGACCGCATGTCAAATGGACATAAAGGTGGAAGGGTTAAGTTTCGAAATATTGAAAAATGCTCTTTACCAAGCTCGCGACGGACGTGCACATATTCTTGGTGAAATGCTTAAAACCATTGATACTCCAAATGCTGATTATAAACCACATGCTCCTCGCATCATATCGTTTATCATTCCTAAGGATATGATAGGTGCTGTAATCGGACCCGGTGGTAAAATCATTCAGGATATCCAGAAGCAAACCAACACTGAAATCGTTCTTGAAGAGATTCCTGAAGGAGGAAAGGTTGACATCGTTTCCAGCAATAAAGAAGATATCGATGCAGCTGAAAAGCGCGTGAGAGATATCGCATTCCCTCCGACCGTAGAAGTAGGAGAAGAATATGAAGGAAAGGTGAAAACCATCATGCCTTATGGGGCATTTGTTGAGGTGGTTCCCGGAGTGGATGGATTACTTCACATATCTGAACTGGAATGGGGAAGGGTAGAGAGAGTGGAAGACGTCTTGAAAGAGGGTGAAATGGTCAAATTTAAAGTGACCGGAAAGGATCCTAAGACAGGTAAACTCAAACTTTCTCGAAAAGTATTACTCGAAAAACCGGAAAGAAACGATTAA
- the rpsO gene encoding 30S ribosomal protein S15 — MYLAPEKKAEIFKKHGKSESDTGSTEGQIALFTYRINHLTEHLKKNRKDFNTERALVALVGKRRSLLDYLIKKDITRYRAIIKELGIRK; from the coding sequence ATGTATTTAGCACCTGAAAAGAAGGCAGAAATCTTCAAAAAACACGGTAAGTCTGAATCTGATACAGGTTCAACAGAAGGGCAGATCGCTCTATTCACTTACCGAATTAATCACCTAACAGAGCACTTGAAGAAAAACCGAAAGGATTTCAATACAGAAAGAGCTCTTGTAGCGCTAGTAGGAAAAAGAAGAAGCCTACTTGACTATCTAATCAAGAAAGACATTACTCGCTACCGTGCGATTATTAAGGAACTTGGAATCCGAAAATAA
- the accD gene encoding acetyl-CoA carboxylase, carboxyltransferase subunit beta, giving the protein MGWFKRIKEGITTSTKDKKETPEGLWYKCPNCSTVVSMDEHIENTYVCSNCDHHDRIGSNEYFALLFDHGKFTEFNRSMSSADPLKFQDTKKYPDRIKAGQKKTGLKDAIRTAYGKSEGRDLVIACMDFAFIGGSMGSVVGEKISRAIDKAIDKKCPFLLISKSGGARMMEAGFSLMQMAKTSAKLTLLSEAEQPYISLLTDPTTGGVTASFAMLGDLNIAEPNALIGFAGPRVVKETIGKDLPEGFQRSEFLLEHGFLDYIIHRHNLKERLSLTLSMFEKQKESQK; this is encoded by the coding sequence ATGGGTTGGTTTAAAAGAATCAAAGAAGGTATTACGACATCAACCAAAGACAAGAAGGAAACCCCCGAAGGTCTGTGGTACAAATGTCCCAATTGTAGCACTGTGGTGAGCATGGATGAGCACATTGAAAACACTTACGTGTGTAGCAATTGTGATCACCACGATCGCATCGGTAGTAACGAGTATTTTGCTCTGCTCTTTGATCATGGAAAGTTCACAGAATTCAATCGAAGCATGTCTTCAGCAGATCCTCTGAAATTTCAAGACACCAAGAAGTATCCTGATCGAATAAAGGCCGGGCAGAAGAAAACGGGATTGAAAGATGCTATCAGAACGGCTTATGGAAAGTCTGAAGGAAGAGATTTGGTGATTGCTTGTATGGATTTTGCCTTCATCGGAGGTTCAATGGGTTCAGTCGTGGGGGAGAAAATATCTCGTGCCATTGACAAAGCCATTGATAAAAAATGTCCGTTTCTCTTGATTTCAAAATCAGGTGGTGCCCGAATGATGGAAGCAGGATTTTCACTGATGCAAATGGCTAAAACCTCTGCAAAGCTCACCCTACTTAGTGAAGCAGAACAACCGTATATTTCCTTACTTACGGATCCAACCACAGGAGGAGTCACAGCTAGTTTTGCCATGCTGGGTGACTTGAACATTGCTGAACCAAATGCTCTCATTGGCTTTGCGGGACCAAGAGTTGTAAAAGAAACCATCGGAAAGGACCTCCCCGAAGGTTTTCAACGAAGTGAATTCCTTTTAGAGCATGGCTTCCTGGACTATATCATCCATCGACACAACTTGAAAGAAAGGTTATCGCTCACCTTATCAATGTTTGAGAAACAGAAGGAAAGCCAAAAATAA
- a CDS encoding BamA/TamA family outer membrane protein encodes MALLFGCNPTKRLANDEYLLKKNEFKFEEEPKIDKDDLKEVVRQDPNRKILGARFYLWAYNVPNPDKFEKRNKKRLKKLQKKNQKRIEKGKDPKELKPFGSWWRETVGEPPIVFDSTLVDKSTAQIQTFLVKHGYFNAEVSSQIKTKEKKQMKTAVYLIEPKKPYLIDSLSFNIPDDYLMQLTIESRSKGKKVKVGDRFDIEQLDEERKKITAFFRNRGYYDFHKDLIYFDVDSAQSSYSVHLQLGIVPRKVPYEDNPDSLIVEPYKRYKLNEINVIDRPFLRGKEVFTSDTIILRNYRIIDQNQLKVKPKIIGQNIMFDQNEYYELDKVTRTYRRLSTLPIVRAASIEFQPVSDDIENRLLNVNIGLSPAAKQNFSLEWNGTNQGGFLGISGAVGYRNRNIFGGAEVLSMEISGGVEAQQLLTESGTDNEVGQGLAFNTLEFGPQISLTFPRFLVPFSTDRFAKSANPRTTLITNLSYQRRPDYIRTRSFGSILYRWNETVTKEWQISPLELSLIKIDRSAEFDERLEEINDPFLTNSFQDHFIQSTRVAFVLNTQRRDNPKRNLYFYRGEIESAGTMLRGLYNLSNAPKNENGSYEALGIPFAQYVKTVHDFRYYNVPNEKMSTAYRVSAGVGIPLENLDVLPFEKSFFAGGANGIRAWQARTLGPGSYRDPVQNFDKIGDILIEANIEYRFDITDILEGALFVDAGNIWIMGNETERPGALFEFDRFVSEIAVGAGAGTRFNFDFFLIRLDLGLQIKDPSLDPGERWLIQPKDKYNAYIDDLNAGDNDLPQLSYYRWQWNLNIGIGYPF; translated from the coding sequence ATGGCACTCCTTTTTGGATGCAATCCCACAAAGCGCCTGGCAAACGACGAATACCTCTTAAAAAAGAACGAATTTAAATTTGAAGAGGAGCCAAAGATAGATAAGGATGATTTAAAGGAAGTAGTCAGGCAGGATCCCAACAGAAAAATCTTGGGAGCGCGGTTTTATTTATGGGCCTACAATGTTCCCAATCCCGATAAATTTGAAAAAAGGAATAAGAAAAGGCTGAAAAAACTTCAAAAAAAGAATCAGAAGCGAATAGAAAAAGGAAAAGACCCAAAAGAGCTCAAGCCTTTTGGCTCCTGGTGGCGAGAAACCGTCGGAGAACCACCTATAGTATTTGACTCAACCTTAGTAGACAAAAGTACTGCCCAAATCCAGACCTTTTTGGTTAAGCATGGATATTTCAATGCAGAAGTTTCCTCTCAAATAAAGACAAAAGAGAAGAAACAGATGAAAACGGCAGTATACCTCATTGAGCCCAAAAAGCCTTATTTAATTGACAGTCTTTCCTTTAATATCCCTGATGATTATCTGATGCAATTGACAATCGAGTCAAGGTCAAAAGGAAAAAAAGTAAAAGTAGGAGACCGATTTGATATTGAGCAGCTGGATGAAGAGAGAAAAAAAATCACTGCCTTTTTTAGAAACAGAGGTTATTATGACTTCCACAAAGACCTTATCTATTTTGATGTGGACTCGGCTCAAAGTAGTTATTCAGTTCACTTGCAGTTGGGTATCGTACCAAGAAAAGTTCCGTATGAAGATAATCCTGATTCACTGATAGTGGAACCCTACAAGCGGTACAAGCTGAATGAAATCAATGTAATAGACCGTCCCTTCTTAAGGGGCAAAGAAGTTTTTACATCAGACACCATCATTTTAAGGAACTACCGCATAATAGATCAAAATCAGCTGAAGGTCAAACCTAAAATCATAGGCCAAAATATCATGTTCGATCAGAACGAATATTACGAACTGGACAAGGTAACGAGGACTTACCGCCGCTTGAGTACACTACCTATAGTAAGAGCCGCATCCATTGAATTTCAGCCGGTAAGCGATGATATCGAAAACCGTTTATTGAATGTCAATATAGGTCTGTCTCCTGCGGCAAAACAGAATTTCTCCTTGGAATGGAACGGGACGAACCAAGGTGGTTTTTTAGGAATTTCAGGAGCTGTTGGCTACCGAAATCGAAATATTTTTGGGGGAGCGGAGGTGCTGAGTATGGAAATAAGCGGAGGCGTTGAAGCCCAGCAACTACTAACAGAATCAGGAACCGACAATGAAGTTGGACAAGGTCTTGCCTTCAACACCCTTGAATTCGGTCCTCAAATCTCACTCACCTTCCCTAGGTTCCTGGTTCCCTTCAGCACCGATAGATTCGCAAAGTCAGCTAATCCAAGAACGACACTGATCACAAACCTCTCTTACCAAAGAAGACCTGACTACATACGAACAAGATCGTTCGGATCGATTTTATATCGCTGGAATGAAACGGTAACGAAAGAATGGCAGATCAGTCCGTTGGAATTGAGCTTGATTAAGATTGATCGTTCTGCCGAATTTGACGAACGACTTGAGGAAATTAATGATCCCTTTTTGACAAATAGTTTCCAAGACCACTTTATTCAAAGCACAAGGGTAGCGTTTGTTCTGAATACGCAAAGACGAGACAACCCCAAAAGGAATCTTTATTTCTACCGTGGAGAAATTGAATCAGCCGGAACAATGCTCAGAGGGCTTTACAACCTTTCAAATGCACCAAAGAATGAAAATGGAAGTTATGAAGCCTTGGGGATTCCATTCGCTCAATACGTCAAAACAGTACACGACTTCAGGTATTATAATGTCCCGAATGAAAAGATGAGTACTGCCTATCGCGTCTCGGCTGGAGTAGGAATTCCACTAGAAAACTTAGATGTCCTACCCTTTGAAAAGAGCTTTTTTGCTGGTGGGGCTAATGGGATTCGCGCTTGGCAAGCAAGGACATTAGGGCCGGGTAGTTACCGTGATCCTGTCCAAAACTTTGATAAAATCGGAGATATTTTGATCGAAGCCAATATCGAATACCGCTTTGACATTACTGATATTTTGGAAGGGGCATTATTCGTTGATGCAGGTAACATTTGGATCATGGGAAATGAAACTGAACGTCCTGGAGCGCTATTCGAGTTTGATCGATTCGTCAGTGAGATAGCAGTGGGTGCAGGTGCGGGGACCAGGTTCAATTTTGACTTTTTCCTGATCAGACTTGACTTGGGCCTTCAGATTAAAGATCCTTCGCTCGATCCCGGTGAACGATGGCTTATTCAGCCAAAAGACAAATACAACGCGTACATTGACGACCTTAATGCAGGAGACAACGATTTACCTCAACTCTCCTACTACCGCTGGCAATGGAATCTGAATATTGGTATCGGCTATCCATTTTAA
- a CDS encoding RNA methyltransferase: MTDHLSNNRMKLVKSLQQKKYRDEHGLFLAEGVKLVNEAIHSLAKLEMIVYACDEEELPFEIPANSWRVSSKDLGRMSALKTPNRVLAVCHQDWPRKEVAEGWIVALDQISDPGNLGTIIRICDWMGVDQIVCAMDSVDVFNPKVVQASMGSIFRVNVSYAQLEEYLEKSDLETILEADMSGDSVYKFNFPEKGILVMGSESHGLRSEIAAKCTGKISIPQFGGGESLNVAVSTGILLSHLRK; this comes from the coding sequence ATGACCGACCATTTATCGAATAACCGCATGAAGTTGGTGAAATCGCTTCAACAAAAAAAATACCGCGATGAACATGGGCTTTTTTTAGCGGAAGGAGTCAAGCTGGTGAATGAAGCCATTCACTCGTTGGCAAAGTTAGAAATGATTGTTTATGCCTGCGATGAGGAAGAGCTTCCATTTGAAATACCTGCCAACAGTTGGAGAGTTTCGTCAAAAGATTTGGGAAGAATGTCAGCTCTTAAAACGCCTAATCGAGTTTTGGCAGTTTGTCACCAAGACTGGCCTCGGAAGGAGGTGGCTGAAGGTTGGATAGTGGCGCTCGATCAAATTTCTGATCCTGGAAACCTGGGGACTATCATTCGTATTTGTGACTGGATGGGTGTTGATCAGATCGTCTGCGCTATGGATAGTGTCGATGTTTTTAATCCCAAAGTGGTGCAGGCCAGCATGGGAAGTATATTCCGAGTAAACGTATCCTACGCTCAACTTGAAGAGTATCTTGAAAAGAGTGATTTGGAGACTATTCTGGAAGCCGATATGTCAGGTGATTCCGTTTACAAATTTAATTTTCCTGAAAAAGGAATTTTGGTGATGGGATCAGAATCTCACGGTTTGCGATCTGAGATTGCCGCCAAGTGTACCGGGAAAATCAGCATTCCTCAATTCGGGGGTGGTGAGTCATTGAATGTGGCAGTTTCTACCGGGATCCTATTATCTCACCTTAGGAAGTAG
- a CDS encoding FAD-dependent monooxygenase, whose translation MSDIYDISVFPHEVNDHDVLERELVKSGKKPGDPFYVLKESIDARKRQVVIRLRCVVGDHPPEVQKPIAKNVKNATEVFVIGSGPCGLFAAIRLIERGLKPIIIERGKDVRTRRRDLAKLNKEQIVNPESNYCFGEGGAGTYSDGKLYTRSKKRGSVNEVLNFLVAFGASPDILVKAHPHIGTNKLPQLITKVREFIEDCGGEVRFNTKLTDLKTADGTLKSICLNGDEWVNCNRLILATGHSARDIFKLLYRRNILIESKPFALGVRIEHPQAIIDQAQYKCADRGQFLPPASYSLTHQVDGLGVYSFCMCPGGIIAPCATAPEEIVTNGWSPSKRNNPYANSGMVVSITQAEYDPKATNNPLLALEYQQKVERSAWIAGGGGQVAPAQRMMDFTSKKVSKDLPKCSYQPGLNSTDLREFLPATVHRRLAEAMKAFSKKMRGYGTNEAVLVATESRTSSPVRIPRNEFLEHPQIKGLFPGGEGAGYAGGIVSAAIDGMNIAENIAAKVNATS comes from the coding sequence ATGTCCGACATCTACGATATTTCAGTTTTTCCTCATGAGGTCAATGATCATGACGTTTTAGAACGGGAGCTTGTAAAAAGCGGGAAGAAACCAGGCGATCCGTTCTATGTATTGAAAGAATCCATTGACGCCAGAAAACGTCAAGTCGTTATTCGATTGCGATGTGTCGTGGGAGACCATCCGCCGGAGGTGCAAAAACCGATAGCCAAGAATGTCAAAAATGCTACCGAAGTCTTCGTTATCGGTAGCGGGCCATGCGGCCTATTTGCTGCGATTAGACTCATAGAGCGCGGCTTGAAACCCATCATTATAGAGCGTGGCAAAGACGTGAGAACACGAAGGCGAGATTTGGCAAAACTCAATAAGGAGCAAATCGTAAACCCCGAATCGAATTACTGCTTTGGTGAAGGTGGAGCCGGGACCTACAGCGACGGCAAACTATACACACGGTCAAAGAAACGCGGCAGTGTAAACGAAGTGCTGAACTTCTTGGTAGCTTTTGGTGCATCTCCCGATATTTTGGTCAAAGCTCATCCACATATCGGAACGAACAAGTTACCTCAGCTGATCACGAAGGTTCGCGAATTCATTGAGGATTGCGGCGGAGAAGTTCGGTTTAACACCAAGCTGACCGACTTGAAAACAGCAGATGGCACCTTAAAAAGCATTTGCCTCAACGGCGACGAATGGGTGAATTGTAACCGACTGATTTTAGCAACAGGCCATTCGGCGAGAGATATATTCAAGCTACTCTATCGCAGAAATATTCTAATTGAATCCAAGCCATTCGCCTTAGGAGTGCGAATTGAACATCCGCAGGCCATTATCGATCAAGCTCAATACAAATGTGCAGACAGAGGTCAATTTCTGCCTCCTGCATCCTATTCTCTCACGCATCAAGTGGATGGATTAGGGGTGTATTCATTTTGTATGTGTCCAGGAGGAATTATCGCTCCCTGTGCCACTGCTCCCGAAGAAATCGTCACCAACGGCTGGTCGCCCTCAAAACGGAATAATCCGTACGCAAACTCCGGAATGGTAGTAAGCATTACTCAAGCAGAGTATGACCCAAAGGCCACAAACAACCCTTTACTAGCCCTTGAATACCAACAAAAGGTAGAACGGTCCGCTTGGATAGCAGGAGGTGGCGGGCAAGTGGCTCCCGCTCAGCGTATGATGGATTTCACTAGTAAAAAAGTCTCTAAGGATCTGCCCAAGTGCAGTTATCAACCAGGCTTGAATTCTACTGATCTACGCGAGTTTTTGCCAGCTACAGTTCACCGACGTTTGGCGGAAGCCATGAAAGCTTTCAGCAAAAAGATGAGAGGCTACGGCACCAACGAAGCAGTATTAGTAGCAACTGAATCGAGAACCTCATCTCCCGTTCGAATTCCCAGAAATGAATTCCTGGAGCACCCGCAGATAAAAGGACTTTTTCCCGGAGGTGAAGGTGCAGGTTATGCAGGTGGAATCGTATCGGCGGCCATTGACGGAATGAATATCGCCGAGAACATCGCAGCCAAAGTAAATGCTACTTCCTAA
- a CDS encoding porin family protein — protein MKKGLLILILLSTATAVLAQKGYKPKNLGSFDKKKYHFGFMLGFNTADVYIDRKAYTGFKDSLLAVNSRNAPGFNLGIITSVNFTKNISLRFLPTLSFEDRVLEYDFYANADSSTFYEKRIEFTYIDFPVNFKFRTDRLNNIAPYVLVGGRYRLNMQSEKDVKNAIAEEIIVKARRDDFMMEFGGGMDFFLPYFKFGIELKMAVGIPNILVEEDTQFSAPLQGLRSRTFMISFTFEG, from the coding sequence ATGAAAAAAGGCCTACTCATACTTATCTTACTTTCAACTGCGACAGCAGTATTAGCCCAGAAAGGCTACAAGCCAAAAAATCTGGGAAGCTTTGATAAGAAGAAGTACCACTTTGGCTTCATGCTAGGCTTCAACACTGCCGATGTTTACATTGATAGAAAGGCTTACACGGGCTTTAAAGATTCTCTTCTCGCGGTCAATAGTCGAAATGCTCCAGGCTTTAATTTAGGGATCATCACTTCGGTAAATTTCACAAAGAATATCAGCCTTCGTTTTTTACCTACGTTGAGCTTTGAAGACCGTGTATTGGAGTATGATTTTTATGCCAATGCCGACAGCAGCACCTTTTACGAAAAACGGATCGAATTCACCTATATTGATTTTCCTGTAAATTTTAAATTCAGAACGGATCGACTGAATAACATTGCGCCGTACGTCTTGGTGGGTGGCCGCTACCGGCTGAATATGCAATCTGAGAAAGATGTGAAAAATGCCATAGCTGAAGAAATCATCGTAAAAGCTCGTCGTGATGACTTTATGATGGAATTTGGCGGTGGTATGGACTTTTTTCTTCCCTATTTTAAATTTGGAATAGAACTCAAAATGGCTGTAGGAATCCCAAATATTTTGGTAGAAGAAGATACGCAATTCTCAGCTCCTCTTCAAGGTCTGCGAAGCCGGACCTTCATGATTTCTTTCACCTTCGAAGGTTAA